In a single window of the Pseudanabaena sp. BC1403 genome:
- a CDS encoding LysR family transcriptional regulator translates to MIDIPFTLDQLRILKAIAAEGSFKRAADSLYVSQPAVSLQVQHLERQLDVPLFDRGGRRAQLTEAGQLLLSYGDRILSLCQETCRAIDDLQNLNGGTLIIGASQTTGTYLMPQMIGLFRKKYPEVSVQLHVHSTRRTAWSVANGQVDLAIIGGEIPADLLDSLEITPYAEDELALILPTSHPLAQVGALPIEELYKLQFITLDSQSTIRKAIDRVLLDSGVDPRQLAISMELNSIEAIKNAVQAGLGAAFLSITAIEKELQMGALQQVRIDGVVIKRMLLQIRNPNRYRSKATEAFCNEVLPVFRDKT, encoded by the coding sequence ATGATCGACATACCGTTCACCCTAGACCAATTACGCATTCTTAAGGCGATCGCTGCTGAAGGTAGCTTTAAACGCGCCGCCGATAGTCTATATGTGTCTCAACCCGCTGTTAGTTTGCAAGTCCAACATCTAGAGCGACAACTAGACGTTCCTTTGTTCGATCGCGGAGGCAGAAGAGCACAGTTGACCGAGGCAGGGCAGTTATTACTTTCCTATGGCGATCGCATTTTAAGCCTTTGCCAAGAAACTTGTCGCGCCATTGATGATTTGCAAAATTTAAATGGTGGGACTCTAATTATAGGTGCTAGTCAAACGACAGGAACCTACCTAATGCCCCAAATGATCGGCTTATTTCGCAAGAAATATCCTGAAGTCTCAGTTCAACTCCATGTTCATTCTACAAGGCGAACTGCATGGAGTGTTGCTAATGGACAGGTAGACTTGGCGATTATTGGTGGAGAAATTCCTGCGGATTTACTGGACTCTTTAGAGATTACACCCTATGCCGAAGATGAACTAGCGCTAATTCTACCAACGTCCCATCCCCTAGCTCAGGTGGGAGCTTTACCGATTGAGGAGTTGTATAAATTGCAATTTATTACTCTTGATTCACAATCAACGATCCGTAAAGCAATCGATCGCGTACTTCTTGATAGTGGCGTTGATCCGCGTCAGTTGGCGATCTCAATGGAGCTAAATTCGATTGAGGCGATCAAAAATGCAGTGCAGGCGGGATTGGGGGCAGCATTTTTGTCGATAACAGCGATCGAAAAAGAATTGCAAATGGGGGCTTTGCAGCAAGTCCGTATTGATGGAGTGGTGATCAAGCGGATGCTATTGCAAATTCGTAATCCTAATCGTTATCGCTCTAAGGCGACTGAGGCTTTTTGTAATGAAGTTTTGCCTGTATTTCGAGATAAAACCTAA
- a CDS encoding 2Fe-2S iron-sulfur cluster-binding protein — MAKRVRIEPIAQVADIATNGALLSGLMGDELSILKECGGRGMCATCHVYIQDGMSSLSPMGKREQRTLEVITTCKPNSRLACQAKVMGEGIVVELPVGMYVQSIQDIEALIGRRCEKPLLSPITGQTLVEVGQLITRSVVRQLENTNFSVGEQLANTKRVDIFE; from the coding sequence ATGGCTAAGCGTGTAAGAATTGAGCCTATCGCCCAAGTAGCAGATATTGCAACAAATGGTGCATTACTGTCTGGCTTAATGGGAGACGAACTAAGTATTTTAAAAGAATGTGGTGGTCGCGGCATGTGTGCGACCTGTCACGTTTATATTCAAGACGGTATGTCTTCGCTTAGCCCAATGGGTAAACGAGAGCAGCGCACTTTAGAAGTTATCACTACGTGCAAACCCAACTCTAGACTTGCTTGTCAAGCCAAAGTGATGGGTGAGGGAATTGTAGTTGAACTGCCAGTCGGTATGTATGTTCAATCAATTCAAGACATCGAAGCTTTAATTGGAAGACGTTGTGAGAAACCATTACTTAGCCCGATTACTGGTCAGACATTAGTCGAAGTTGGTCAATTAATTACGCGATCGGTTGTTCGTCAACTAGAAAACACCAATTTCAGTGTGGGAGAACAATTAGCAAATACGAAAAGAGTCGATATTTTTGAGTAA
- a CDS encoding V4R domain-containing protein: MTVAVDRPNSATRAKRKNNHYSLQDFLQPDLEKGIIEDWNGSRNILTSEDFIIGLQEGLEDEVGEASAAVMYSIGCEWGQQDALFFTKWFERDFGRSIRQTNLPFLLETWWWPFTSQGWGRWQVDMSDRKQGFMFISVFDSAVARSLGDVGKPVCHLYAGLFSGFFTHLVNKELECIEIQCYSMGENYCKFLLGGKNRIDAASFWLNEGATTRDIEGRLRNGEFLK, translated from the coding sequence ATGACTGTTGCTGTAGATCGTCCAAATAGCGCAACCAGAGCGAAAAGAAAAAACAATCACTATAGTCTGCAAGATTTTTTGCAGCCCGATCTTGAGAAAGGCATCATCGAAGACTGGAATGGCTCAAGAAATATTCTTACCAGTGAAGATTTCATTATTGGGCTACAAGAAGGATTAGAAGATGAAGTTGGAGAAGCTTCGGCTGCCGTCATGTATTCGATTGGATGTGAATGGGGGCAGCAAGATGCATTATTTTTCACAAAATGGTTTGAACGCGATTTTGGGCGCAGTATCCGTCAGACTAATCTACCTTTCTTGCTAGAAACTTGGTGGTGGCCTTTTACCTCACAGGGTTGGGGGCGTTGGCAGGTAGATATGAGCGATCGCAAACAAGGATTTATGTTTATTAGTGTTTTTGACTCTGCTGTAGCTCGTAGCCTTGGCGATGTTGGCAAACCAGTTTGTCACTTATATGCAGGCTTGTTCTCAGGATTCTTTACGCATCTAGTGAATAAAGAGCTGGAATGTATTGAAATTCAGTGCTATTCAATGGGTGAAAACTATTGTAAATTCTTGCTCGGTGGCAAAAATCGCATTGATGCAGCTTCGTTCTGGCTCAATGAAGGAGCGACGACTCGTGACATCGAAGGTCGTTTGCGAAATGGAGAATTTCTAAAATGA
- a CDS encoding 4-vinyl reductase — protein MISVADLIKENRIPSNFFDYNAYVKGDLEIGLLENRRGDRLIAVPDTLISSLYAGLAKETGQASRLVLFNCGKWWGKNFYTRFTESLEEYYSQSLAEMDMITFIQSLKECWITHGWGKFEFDPQYQSQGFILVKTYNSPYVRAIAGNTLPTGYLESGILTSFFTRLTGRELLAVQTSCESLGASCNIYIIGLPERLQIVDSFLAEGLPHETILQRVLK, from the coding sequence ATGATTTCTGTCGCTGATCTTATCAAGGAAAATCGCATCCCTTCTAACTTCTTTGACTACAACGCTTATGTCAAAGGTGATCTAGAAATTGGGCTACTAGAAAATCGACGAGGCGATCGCCTTATTGCAGTTCCTGACACATTAATATCGTCACTTTATGCAGGTTTGGCAAAAGAAACAGGTCAAGCTTCGAGATTGGTTTTGTTTAACTGCGGCAAGTGGTGGGGAAAAAACTTTTATACGCGCTTTACTGAGTCTCTTGAGGAATATTACTCACAATCACTTGCTGAGATGGATATGATTACCTTCATTCAAAGCTTGAAAGAATGTTGGATAACTCACGGCTGGGGCAAATTTGAGTTCGATCCTCAATATCAATCTCAAGGATTTATTTTGGTTAAAACTTATAACTCTCCCTATGTTCGGGCGATCGCTGGCAATACTTTGCCAACAGGCTATTTAGAGTCTGGTATTCTTACGTCTTTCTTCACAAGACTAACAGGTCGTGAATTATTGGCAGTACAGACAAGCTGTGAATCTCTAGGTGCTAGTTGTAATATTTACATTATCGGCTTACCTGAAAGGCTGCAAATCGTTGATTCATTTCTTGCAGAAGGTTTGCCACACGAGACAATTTTGCAACGAGTGCTTAAATAA
- a CDS encoding PAM68 family protein — translation MSKPTSERIPFEPNNRSKKSKESKESKKAPSAPVNATKTTPKSTINTNSNTKRNDSLGIPEEVNRRIVRRAALFCGIPTGLGLTTFIVSYFLVSKHIVDLPTSAVVLLSMLFLGIGVIGLSYGAISASWDEGRIGSWWGWEEFKTNFGHLRGAWKSQQQLVKANQETAKTNTKK, via the coding sequence GTGAGTAAACCAACCTCAGAACGTATTCCCTTCGAGCCGAATAATCGCAGTAAAAAGTCAAAAGAGTCTAAGGAATCCAAAAAGGCACCTTCTGCTCCTGTCAATGCGACCAAAACTACCCCGAAAAGTACTATCAATACCAACTCAAATACAAAGCGCAATGATTCTCTAGGCATACCTGAAGAGGTCAATCGTCGTATTGTGAGACGTGCCGCTTTATTCTGTGGTATTCCTACAGGCTTGGGTTTAACAACATTTATTGTTAGCTATTTTCTTGTAAGCAAACATATAGTCGATTTGCCAACTTCAGCAGTTGTTTTATTGAGTATGTTGTTTCTAGGTATAGGAGTTATCGGGCTCAGCTACGGAGCTATCTCTGCATCTTGGGATGAAGGTCGTATAGGTAGCTGGTGGGGATGGGAAGAGTTTAAAACCAACTTTGGACATTTAAGGGGCGCGTGGAAATCACAGCAGCAACTAGTCAAAGCTAATCAAGAAACTGCAAAAACAAATACTAAAAAATAA
- the rpsO gene encoding 30S ribosomal protein S15, translated as MALLQERKLEIFSEYQKHPTDTGSSDVQVALLTERVTQLTTHLKLHPKDFSSRRSLLKIIGQRKRLLAYVRNQDRAHYKQLIQSLGVRG; from the coding sequence ATGGCACTGTTGCAAGAACGCAAGCTCGAAATCTTTTCCGAATATCAAAAGCACCCCACAGACACTGGCTCTTCAGATGTTCAAGTTGCATTATTAACTGAGCGTGTCACCCAGTTGACTACTCATCTGAAGTTACACCCTAAAGATTTTTCATCTCGTCGTAGTTTGTTGAAAATCATTGGTCAACGTAAGCGCTTACTTGCCTACGTTCGCAACCAAGATCGCGCTCATTACAAACAGCTGATCCAAAGTCTCGGCGTAAGAGGCTAG
- a CDS encoding LuxR C-terminal-related transcriptional regulator, with amino-acid sequence MHTTKLSNSSVTLLHPHPYLIVHADEGQQMIPLTNADFWTIGRGYDNSIVLTDKWVSRYHATLQIVGASKNEGFESSMKGDPKNRSNNNESGSFYLVDFGSRNGSFMRGQRITFPILLKSGDRMTIGKTDIDFFSPHKREPHRPASEHMRLFQQPTAPVSRTTLTPSEERVFWQVVQGFTNKEIGKRLQISPRTVQTHLSSIMTKLNLENRSQIVRYAFEQSYRPISSDSGDNTDGSNN; translated from the coding sequence ATGCACACAACAAAGTTGTCTAATAGTTCAGTGACACTTCTACACCCACACCCCTATCTGATCGTTCATGCAGATGAAGGGCAGCAAATGATTCCACTTACAAACGCAGATTTCTGGACAATTGGCAGGGGCTATGACAACTCAATTGTATTGACTGATAAATGGGTTTCACGCTACCACGCCACATTGCAAATCGTGGGAGCGTCCAAAAATGAAGGCTTTGAGTCTTCTATGAAAGGAGATCCAAAGAATCGCAGCAATAACAATGAGTCTGGTAGCTTCTACCTTGTCGATTTTGGTAGCCGCAACGGTTCTTTTATGCGTGGACAAAGGATTACCTTCCCCATTTTGTTGAAAAGTGGCGATCGCATGACCATTGGCAAAACTGATATAGATTTCTTTTCGCCACATAAACGCGAACCTCATCGCCCTGCCAGCGAACACATGCGTCTATTTCAGCAGCCTACGGCTCCTGTTTCGCGTACTACACTTACTCCTTCCGAAGAGCGTGTTTTCTGGCAAGTTGTCCAAGGCTTTACCAATAAAGAAATTGGCAAACGTCTGCAAATAAGCCCTAGGACTGTCCAAACTCATCTCAGCAGCATTATGACTAAGCTGAATCTGGAGAATCGTTCACAGATTGTGCGCTATGCCTTTGAGCAAAGTTATCGTCCTATTAGCAGTGATAGCGGAGATAACACCGACGGTAGTAATAACTAA